The following are encoded together in the Thermoleophilaceae bacterium genome:
- a CDS encoding 1-phosphofructokinase family hexose kinase: protein AIDRTLAVPNFRLGRRHRSVEQRSMAGGKGVNVARALKKLGQPVIATGVAGGPTGTRIIEQLTEEAILNDFVRIREESRMSTAVVDPTSGEQTEINERGPLVTDAELELFVDKLLYLAKGAEICVFSGSLPRGVEADVYARLVMELRKLGVTTVLDSEGDAMLLGTRAEPTVVSPNELEAEELVGHEFSDDQDRLTGLHEIAELGAGEVIMTRASGCLALLGESERTLYRATLDPLEPISKVGSGDAFLAGYVAARYGGKPAEECVRFGVACGAESTQHFGAGVLDPREVERLVPDVRVESLDVSAAEARR, encoded by the coding sequence GCCATCGACAGGACACTCGCCGTGCCGAACTTCCGGCTCGGGCGCCGCCACCGCTCCGTGGAGCAGCGCTCCATGGCGGGCGGCAAGGGCGTCAACGTCGCGCGTGCGCTGAAGAAGCTCGGCCAGCCCGTGATCGCCACCGGTGTGGCGGGCGGCCCGACCGGCACCCGCATCATCGAGCAGCTCACCGAGGAGGCGATCCTCAACGACTTCGTGCGGATCCGCGAGGAGTCGCGCATGTCGACCGCGGTGGTGGATCCGACCTCCGGCGAGCAGACGGAGATCAACGAGCGCGGCCCCCTCGTCACCGACGCGGAGCTCGAGCTGTTCGTGGACAAGTTGCTCTACCTGGCCAAGGGGGCGGAGATCTGCGTGTTCTCGGGCAGCCTTCCGCGCGGCGTCGAGGCGGACGTGTACGCGCGGCTTGTGATGGAGCTCCGCAAGCTGGGCGTGACGACCGTGCTCGACTCAGAGGGCGACGCGATGTTGCTCGGCACGCGCGCCGAGCCCACAGTGGTCTCGCCCAACGAGCTCGAGGCGGAGGAGCTCGTGGGACACGAGTTCTCGGACGACCAGGACAGGCTCACCGGCCTGCACGAGATCGCCGAGCTCGGCGCCGGCGAGGTGATCATGACCAGGGCCTCCGGCTGCCTCGCCCTGCTCGGCGAGTCCGAGCGCACGCTCTATCGCGCCACGCTCGACCCGCTCGAGCCGATCTCGAAGGTGGGCTCCGGGGACGCCTTCCTCGCTGGCTACGTGGCCGCTCGCTACGGCGGCAAGCCCGCTGAGGAGTGTGTGCGCTTCGGCGTGGCCTGCGGCGCCGAGTCCACCCAGCACTTCGGTGCGGGCGTGCTCGACCCGAGGGAGGTTGAGCGCCTCGTGCCGGACGTGAGGGTGGAGAGCCTGGACGTCTCCGCCGCCGAAGCCAGGCGCTGA
- a CDS encoding SigB/SigF/SigG family RNA polymerase sigma factor, protein MKAQIAQSQRRRSRAAPRARDRQHGPDIASLARQEGGRRQEQLLFLAYQRNGDVRAREELVRRFLPLARRLARRYERASEPLEDLVQVASVGLVKAIDRFESSQGTGFSSYAVPTILGELKRHFRDSGWAVHVPRGLQERVLKLNDAVEHLSGELGRSPTPQELATELSAPVEEVLEAMEAGAAYDTISLDAPLRSSDDERTTYADAMGETDGRFELVEHSATLGRALRAMPQRERSILYLRFAEGLTQVEIAERIGISQMHVSRLIRRALERLRVVAGADAA, encoded by the coding sequence ATGAAGGCGCAGATTGCGCAGTCTCAGCGGCGTCGCTCGCGCGCAGCCCCGCGCGCCCGCGACCGGCAACACGGCCCCGACATTGCATCCCTCGCCCGTCAGGAGGGCGGACGCCGCCAGGAGCAGCTTCTGTTCCTGGCCTACCAGCGCAACGGCGACGTGCGCGCGCGCGAGGAGCTCGTGCGACGGTTCCTGCCGCTGGCGCGTCGTCTCGCTCGCCGCTACGAGCGCGCGAGCGAACCACTCGAGGACCTCGTGCAGGTGGCGAGCGTCGGTCTCGTGAAGGCGATCGACCGCTTCGAGAGCTCGCAGGGCACAGGCTTCTCGAGCTACGCGGTGCCGACCATTCTCGGCGAGCTCAAGCGCCATTTCCGCGACTCCGGCTGGGCGGTCCACGTGCCGCGCGGCCTTCAGGAGCGCGTGCTCAAGCTGAACGACGCGGTGGAGCATCTGTCCGGCGAGCTCGGCCGTTCGCCCACGCCCCAGGAGCTCGCGACGGAGCTGTCGGCGCCAGTCGAGGAGGTGCTCGAGGCGATGGAGGCCGGGGCGGCTTACGACACGATCTCGCTCGACGCTCCGCTGCGTTCGAGCGACGACGAGCGCACCACGTACGCCGATGCGATGGGCGAAACGGACGGCCGCTTCGAGCTCGTGGAGCACAGCGCCACGCTCGGCCGTGCGCTGCGGGCGATGCCCCAGCGCGAGCGCTCGATCCTCTACCTGCGCTTCGCCGAAGGGCTGACCCAGGTGGAGATCGCGGAACGGATCGGCATCTCGCAGATGCATGTTTCACGGCTGATCCGCCGGGCGCTCGAGCGCCTGCGTGTCGTGGCGGGCGCGGACGCCGCCTAG
- a CDS encoding GuaB3 family IMP dehydrogenase-related protein, whose amino-acid sequence MEVEIGRGKKARRAYGFDDIAIVPSRRTRDPDDIDITWTLGPYRFELPLLASAMDGVVSPRTAGILGKLGGLAVLNLEGIFTRYEDAEDQLERISQLPREHATAEMQAIYQEPVKPELIARRIEEIKEQGVVCAASLTPQRVRDYYEIAVEAGLDILVIQGTVISAEHVSTTSEPLNLKQFIKEVPLPVVVGGCASYSTGLHLMRTGAVAVLVGVGPGAACTTRGVLGIGVPQATAIADVAAARSQHMLETGDYVKVIADGGMRNGGDISKAFACGADAVMIGSPLARAYEAPGRGFHWGMATFHPSLPRGARVKTTQNGTLEQIILGPAHENDGTFNLMGSLRTSMATCGYEDIPSFHRAEVMVAPALQTEGKQLQRDQAVGMGATAAAAAAPAPDTNGHTPADPALVE is encoded by the coding sequence ATGGAAGTAGAGATTGGTCGAGGCAAAAAGGCCCGTCGTGCCTACGGCTTCGATGACATTGCAATTGTCCCCTCGCGCCGCACGAGGGACCCTGACGACATCGACATCACATGGACGCTCGGGCCCTATCGCTTCGAGCTTCCGCTGCTCGCGTCCGCCATGGACGGCGTGGTCTCGCCGCGCACGGCGGGGATCCTCGGAAAGCTCGGCGGGCTCGCCGTGCTCAACCTCGAGGGCATCTTCACGCGCTATGAGGACGCTGAGGATCAGCTCGAGCGCATCTCGCAGCTCCCGCGCGAGCACGCCACGGCGGAGATGCAGGCGATCTACCAGGAGCCGGTCAAGCCCGAGCTGATCGCGCGGCGGATCGAGGAGATCAAGGAGCAGGGCGTCGTCTGCGCGGCGTCGCTCACGCCGCAGCGCGTGCGGGACTACTACGAGATCGCCGTCGAGGCGGGGCTCGACATCCTGGTCATCCAGGGCACCGTCATCTCCGCCGAGCACGTCTCCACGACGTCTGAGCCGCTCAATCTCAAGCAGTTCATCAAGGAGGTTCCGCTGCCGGTCGTGGTCGGCGGCTGCGCGTCCTATTCCACGGGCCTTCACCTGATGCGCACCGGCGCGGTGGCCGTGCTGGTTGGCGTGGGACCGGGCGCTGCCTGCACCACGCGGGGCGTGCTCGGCATCGGCGTGCCACAGGCCACCGCGATCGCGGACGTGGCCGCGGCCCGTTCGCAGCACATGCTCGAGACCGGTGACTACGTGAAGGTCATCGCCGACGGCGGCATGCGCAACGGCGGCGACATCTCGAAGGCGTTCGCCTGCGGCGCCGACGCCGTGATGATCGGCTCTCCGCTCGCGCGCGCGTACGAGGCGCCGGGGCGTGGCTTCCACTGGGGCATGGCCACGTTCCATCCCTCGCTCCCGCGCGGGGCACGCGTGAAGACCACTCAGAACGGCACGCTCGAGCAGATCATCCTCGGGCCCGCGCACGAGAACGACGGCACGTTCAATCTGATGGGCAGCCTGCGCACGTCGATGGCCACCTGCGGCTACGAGGACATCCCGTCCTTCCACCGCGCTGAGGTCATGGTGGCGCCCGCGCTCCAGACGGAGGGCAAGCAGCTCCAGCGAGATCAGGCGGTGGGGATGGGCGCCACGGCGGCAGCCGCGGCGGCTCCGGCTCCGGACACGAACGGGCACACGCCGGCCGATCCGGCTCTCGTCGAGTAG
- the guaA gene encoding glutamine-hydrolyzing GMP synthase has translation MSEVTLTGEGLSPAGKDAGRAHTPPATDEVLVLDFGGQYSQLIARRVRECGVFSELLPHHVPLDEVRRRAPRGLILSGGPASVYSENAPKLRRELLELGIPVLGICYGMQAMALELGGRVESAPIGEFGRSELTVQEHGRLLAGLPSEQRCWMSHRDTVFEPPPGATALASSSESPVAAFEDTERGLYGIQFHPEVVHTPYGTDVLRRFLDDICGCGMSWSAASVAEEQIARIREQVGDGHVICGLSGGVDSSVAALLVHRAVGDQLTCVFVDHGLMRRNEGEQVVAAFRDNFHVPLVVADAEERFLARLAGVTDPEQKRKVIGAEFIRVFEEEAAKLGNPKYLVQGTLYSDVIESGGGTGAATIKSHHNVGGLPEDLEFELVEPLRMLFKDEVRAVGAELGLPERLVWRQPFPGPGLAIRIVGGEVNRERLAILRDADYVLQDEIRSAGLYRDLWQSFCVLPADLRSVGVQGDERSYGYVVVIRAVTSDDAMTADWARLPYDLLERVASRMINEIPQVNRVTLDITSKPPGTIEWE, from the coding sequence GTGAGCGAGGTCACCCTTACCGGCGAGGGGCTGAGCCCGGCCGGCAAGGACGCAGGGCGGGCTCACACGCCGCCGGCCACGGACGAGGTCCTGGTCCTTGACTTCGGGGGCCAGTACTCGCAGCTGATCGCGAGGCGCGTCCGTGAGTGCGGCGTGTTCTCGGAGCTGTTGCCGCACCACGTGCCGCTGGACGAGGTCCGGCGGCGGGCACCGCGCGGGTTGATCCTGTCGGGTGGCCCCGCGTCCGTGTACAGCGAGAACGCTCCCAAGCTGCGGCGCGAGCTGCTCGAGCTCGGGATCCCGGTCCTCGGCATCTGTTACGGAATGCAGGCCATGGCGCTCGAGCTCGGAGGACGCGTGGAGAGCGCGCCGATCGGGGAGTTCGGCCGCTCCGAGCTGACGGTGCAGGAACACGGGCGGCTGCTCGCGGGGCTGCCTTCGGAACAGCGCTGCTGGATGAGCCATCGCGACACGGTGTTCGAGCCTCCGCCGGGCGCCACGGCGCTGGCGTCCTCCTCTGAATCGCCGGTGGCCGCCTTCGAGGACACCGAGCGCGGGCTGTACGGCATCCAGTTCCACCCGGAGGTGGTGCACACGCCCTACGGCACCGATGTGCTGCGGCGCTTCCTGGATGACATCTGTGGGTGCGGCATGTCCTGGAGTGCCGCGTCGGTGGCCGAGGAGCAGATCGCGCGCATCCGGGAGCAGGTGGGGGACGGTCACGTGATCTGCGGCCTCTCCGGTGGTGTCGACTCGTCGGTGGCGGCGCTGCTCGTGCACCGCGCGGTTGGGGACCAGCTCACGTGCGTGTTCGTCGATCACGGGCTCATGCGCCGCAATGAGGGCGAGCAGGTCGTGGCCGCCTTCCGGGACAACTTCCATGTGCCGCTCGTGGTCGCCGACGCGGAGGAGCGCTTCCTGGCCCGCCTCGCGGGCGTCACGGATCCCGAGCAGAAGCGGAAGGTGATCGGCGCGGAGTTCATCCGCGTGTTCGAGGAGGAGGCCGCCAAGCTCGGCAATCCGAAGTACCTGGTGCAGGGCACGCTGTACTCGGACGTGATCGAGTCGGGAGGCGGCACCGGCGCGGCCACGATCAAGTCGCACCACAACGTGGGCGGGCTCCCCGAGGACCTCGAGTTCGAGCTCGTGGAGCCGCTGCGCATGCTCTTCAAGGACGAGGTCCGCGCGGTTGGCGCGGAGCTGGGCCTGCCGGAGCGCCTCGTGTGGCGCCAGCCGTTCCCTGGTCCCGGGCTCGCGATCCGGATCGTCGGCGGCGAGGTCAACCGTGAGCGCCTCGCCATCCTGCGCGACGCGGACTACGTCCTCCAGGACGAGATCCGCTCAGCCGGTCTCTACCGCGACCTGTGGCAGTCCTTCTGCGTCCTGCCCGCGGATCTCCGCAGCGTTGGCGTGCAGGGAGATGAGCGCAGCTACGGCTACGTCGTGGTCATCCGAGCGGTCACGAGCGACGACGCGATGACCGCCGACTGGGCACGCCTCCCGTACGACCTGCTCGAGCGCGTCGCCTCGCGGATGATCAACGAGATCCCGCAGGTGAACCGCGTCACGCTCGACATCACCTCCAAGCCCCCAGGCACGATCGAATGGGAGTGA
- a CDS encoding GlsB/YeaQ/YmgE family stress response membrane protein translates to MAIISWAIWGLFVGAIARLLRKGRQPIGLLWTMILGVAGSLIGGFIATDLLHIADHDHFDLGSFLIAVAASFALLALWEPFERRRQRRNPPVTPA, encoded by the coding sequence ATGGCCATCATCTCTTGGGCGATCTGGGGCCTTTTCGTGGGTGCGATCGCCCGGCTGCTCCGCAAGGGCCGCCAGCCCATCGGGCTCCTCTGGACGATGATCCTCGGCGTGGCCGGGTCGCTCATCGGCGGCTTCATCGCCACCGACCTGCTGCATATCGCCGACCACGACCATTTCGACCTCGGCAGCTTCCTGATCGCCGTGGCCGCATCCTTCGCGCTGCTCGCGCTCTGGGAGCCGTTCGAGCGGCGCAGGCAGCGCCGCAACCCGCCGGTCACGCCGGCCTAG
- a CDS encoding peptidoglycan DD-metalloendopeptidase family protein gives MGYTATPKVTRIVCVRSCASRGRPRDGGKLRLVGTGLSGVRNVTFVGGRGKADDASVKVRPSSDRRITVKVPFDAMSGPLALVAPGSVAATATTSRLSILPAPPPPPSTGQLTPVPGPRDPGAPQLETATSNNVAFAGSSNGVTFSYRVTAPSPVPVEVDLLRVTDGTVVQTWQVPSVQPGVVNKITWEGVSNGQLEPDGRYAWRLTATGASGAKARSAQTQDSTRDSFDLHDHMFPLLGRHTFGDGFGAQRSGHSHQGQDILARCGLKIRAAEAGTVEYNKFQSAAGYYLVIHGAETGTDYAYMHMRAPSPFEAGDRVTTGETIGNVGETGDATACHLHFEMWTPPGWYNGGHPFDPLPSLEQWDAYS, from the coding sequence GTGGGATACACGGCAACTCCGAAGGTCACCCGCATCGTGTGCGTGCGCTCGTGCGCGAGCCGCGGTCGCCCGCGGGACGGCGGCAAGCTGAGGCTCGTGGGCACCGGGCTCTCCGGAGTGAGGAATGTGACCTTCGTGGGCGGGCGCGGCAAGGCCGACGACGCGTCGGTGAAGGTCCGGCCCTCGAGCGACCGCAGGATCACCGTCAAGGTGCCGTTCGACGCAATGAGCGGGCCGCTGGCCCTCGTGGCTCCCGGAAGCGTGGCCGCCACCGCCACCACCTCCCGCCTTTCGATTCTGCCCGCGCCCCCGCCCCCGCCGAGCACCGGCCAGCTCACGCCCGTTCCGGGGCCGCGCGATCCCGGCGCGCCTCAGCTCGAAACCGCCACGAGCAACAACGTCGCCTTCGCCGGCTCGAGCAACGGCGTGACCTTCTCCTACCGCGTCACCGCGCCGAGTCCGGTGCCGGTGGAGGTGGACCTCCTGCGCGTGACCGACGGCACGGTGGTGCAGACCTGGCAGGTCCCCTCCGTGCAGCCGGGCGTGGTGAACAAGATCACCTGGGAAGGCGTGTCGAACGGACAGCTCGAGCCTGACGGCCGGTACGCCTGGCGGCTCACCGCCACGGGCGCGAGCGGAGCCAAGGCGCGCAGCGCTCAGACGCAGGACTCCACGCGCGACTCGTTCGACCTGCACGACCACATGTTCCCGCTGCTCGGGCGACACACGTTCGGCGACGGGTTCGGCGCGCAGCGCAGCGGCCACAGCCATCAGGGCCAGGACATCCTCGCCCGCTGCGGCCTGAAGATCCGCGCGGCCGAGGCCGGAACGGTCGAGTACAACAAGTTCCAGTCCGCAGCCGGCTATTACCTCGTGATCCACGGCGCGGAGACCGGGACCGACTATGCCTACATGCACATGCGCGCGCCGTCGCCATTCGAGGCCGGCGACCGGGTGACGACCGGCGAGACGATCGGCAACGTGGGCGAGACCGGCGACGCCACAGCCTGTCACCTCCACTTCGAGATGTGGACCCCGCCTGGGTGGTACAACGGCGGCCATCCCTTCGACCCGCTGCCCTCGCTCGAGCAGTGGGACGCTTACTCGTAG
- the rplM gene encoding 50S ribosomal protein L13, whose protein sequence is MKTYVATPATRERNWLVVDATGKTLGRLATQIADALRGKRKPEFTPHCDVGDFVIVVNAEKIVVTGRKREVKRYYRHSGYPGGLRSRTFEEMLERRPEEIIRLAVKGMLPRTRLGRAQLRKLKVYAGPDHPHAAQQPQPMEVEA, encoded by the coding sequence ATGAAGACCTACGTAGCCACACCAGCAACCCGCGAGCGCAACTGGCTCGTGGTGGACGCCACCGGCAAGACGCTTGGACGCCTCGCCACGCAGATCGCGGACGCGTTGCGCGGAAAGCGCAAGCCGGAGTTCACGCCCCACTGCGACGTCGGCGACTTCGTGATCGTCGTGAACGCGGAGAAGATCGTCGTGACTGGCCGCAAGCGCGAGGTCAAGCGCTATTACCGCCACTCGGGTTATCCGGGCGGGCTGCGCTCCCGCACGTTCGAGGAGATGCTCGAGCGCCGGCCTGAGGAGATCATTCGCCTCGCGGTGAAGGGGATGCTCCCGCGCACCCGCCTCGGTCGCGCGCAGCTCCGCAAGCTCAAGGTCTACGCGGGTCCGGATCATCCGCACGCTGCACAGCAGCCGCAGCCGATGGAGGTGGAAGCTTGA
- the rpsI gene encoding 30S ribosomal protein S9 — translation MKELAADARYQATGKRKTSVARVIIKPGTGEYRVNGRALEEFFPRTTLQKSVRAPLETAGYEERMDVIARIHGGGVSAQAGALRHGVARALVEADPNLRGELKRRGFLTRDARAKERKKAGLKKARKRPQFSKR, via the coding sequence ATCAAGGAGCTCGCGGCCGACGCTCGCTACCAGGCCACCGGCAAGCGCAAGACCTCCGTCGCCCGCGTGATCATCAAGCCGGGCACGGGCGAGTACCGCGTGAACGGTCGCGCGCTCGAGGAGTTCTTCCCGCGCACGACGCTGCAGAAGTCGGTCCGCGCCCCTCTCGAGACGGCGGGCTACGAGGAGCGCATGGACGTGATCGCGCGCATCCACGGCGGCGGCGTGTCCGCGCAGGCCGGTGCGCTGCGCCACGGCGTGGCGCGGGCGCTCGTGGAGGCGGACCCGAATCTGCGCGGCGAGCTCAAGCGTCGCGGCTTCCTCACGCGCGACGCGCGCGCGAAGGAGCGCAAGAAGGCAGGCCTCAAGAAGGCCCGCAAGCGCCCGCAGTTCTCCAAGCGCTAA
- the glmM gene encoding phosphoglucosamine mutase, with protein MSVVPGERRLFGTDGVRGAVGSFLTADLALALGRAAAAAAPASAPQVLIIRDTRESGEMLEAALAAGIAAAGGHALIAGVLPTPGAPLLVRRFGFDLACVVSASHNPYRDNGIKFFGPDGMKLPDEAEREVEAAVLAGEAAAAAPGRVRELHGAGADYLRELELRFQALDLSGLRVLLDCANGATYRVAPEIFRRLGASVETIATEPDGRNINEGCGSTHIERLVEAVPGGGFDVGFAFDGDGDRVLAVDRHGNVVDGDELIALSALHLRSAGRLPGDGVAVTVMTNYGFHTAMAAHSINVATTPVGDRHVMAELVRRGWALGGEQSGHIIDTGFAPSGDGTASALLALEALGKRDLSERDAMTKLPQLLINVRVSGRTSLQDAPAVLGAVEQESAALESRGRVLVRASGTEPLIRVMVEAPEEAECREVAERLAGLVERELG; from the coding sequence ATGAGCGTGGTTCCCGGCGAGCGCAGGCTCTTCGGCACCGATGGCGTTCGCGGTGCGGTGGGGAGCTTCCTCACCGCGGACCTCGCGCTCGCGCTGGGCCGAGCAGCCGCCGCGGCTGCGCCCGCGAGCGCCCCGCAGGTGCTGATCATCCGGGACACTCGCGAGTCGGGGGAGATGCTCGAGGCCGCCCTGGCAGCCGGCATCGCGGCCGCGGGCGGCCACGCGCTGATCGCGGGCGTGCTGCCCACCCCGGGCGCGCCGCTGCTCGTGCGCCGCTTCGGCTTCGACCTCGCGTGCGTCGTCTCCGCCTCGCACAACCCGTATCGGGACAACGGGATCAAGTTCTTCGGTCCGGACGGCATGAAGCTGCCGGACGAGGCCGAGCGGGAGGTGGAGGCGGCGGTTCTGGCGGGCGAGGCGGCCGCCGCGGCCCCTGGAAGGGTGCGCGAGCTGCACGGTGCCGGCGCTGACTACCTGCGTGAACTCGAGCTGCGCTTCCAGGCGCTCGACCTGAGCGGGCTGCGCGTGTTGCTCGACTGCGCGAACGGCGCCACCTACCGCGTGGCGCCGGAGATCTTCCGCCGCCTCGGCGCGAGCGTGGAGACGATCGCGACTGAGCCCGACGGCCGCAACATCAACGAGGGCTGCGGCTCCACCCACATCGAGCGTCTCGTCGAGGCCGTGCCGGGCGGCGGCTTCGACGTGGGGTTTGCGTTCGACGGCGACGGCGACCGCGTGCTCGCGGTGGACCGCCATGGGAACGTGGTGGACGGCGATGAGCTGATCGCCCTGAGCGCGCTCCACCTGCGATCCGCCGGCAGGCTGCCGGGCGACGGCGTGGCGGTGACCGTGATGACGAACTACGGCTTCCACACGGCGATGGCCGCGCACAGCATCAACGTGGCCACCACTCCAGTCGGGGACCGGCACGTGATGGCCGAGCTCGTGCGGCGCGGCTGGGCGCTCGGCGGCGAGCAGTCGGGCCACATCATCGACACGGGCTTCGCGCCCTCGGGCGACGGCACCGCATCGGCGCTGCTCGCTCTCGAGGCGCTGGGCAAGCGCGACCTCTCGGAGCGGGACGCGATGACGAAGCTCCCGCAGCTCCTGATCAACGTGAGGGTGTCGGGCCGGACTTCGCTCCAGGATGCGCCCGCGGTGTTGGGTGCGGTGGAGCAGGAGAGCGCGGCGCTCGAGAGCCGCGGTCGCGTGCTGGTGCGCGCGTCCGGCACGGAGCCTCTGATCAGGGTGATGGTGGAGGCGCCGGAAGAAGCCGAATGCCGCGAGGTGGCCGAGCGCCTGGCGGGCCTGGTGGAGCGCGAACTCGGATAA